One window from the genome of Malus domestica chromosome 01, GDT2T_hap1 encodes:
- the LOC103431559 gene encoding uncharacterized protein isoform X3, translating to MEAAPSTTAVPYLDKIDFSKLQNGSDIRGVAVAGVEGEPISLTEPVSEAIGAAFAAWLVEKKKADGSQHLRISVGHDSRISAKKLEDAISRGIASAGLDVVQYGLASTPAMFNSTITEDDSFLCPSDGSIMITASHLPYNRNGFKFFTNSGGLGKPDIKNILERAADIYDKFTVEGLTSSKEKVLASVKRVDYMSVYTSDLVKAVRKAAGNIEKPLEGFHIVVDAGNGAGGFFAAKVLEPLGAVTTGSQFLEPDGMFPNHIPNPEDKTAMKAITQAVLDNKADLGIIFDTDVDRSAAVDSTGLEFNRNRLIALMSAIVLEEHPGTTIVTDSVTSDGLTTFIEKKLGGKHHRFKRGYKNVIDEAIRLNSVGEESHLAIETSGHGALKENHWLDDGAYLMVKILNKLASARASGQVGGSKVLTGLLEGLEEPGFSVELRLKINQSHPDLKGGFFRDYGEAVLKHLENYIDSDPKLKKAPVNHEGVRVSGYGGWFLLRLSLHDPVLPLNIEAPSNNDAVSLGNIVLAAVKEFPALDTSALDKFVQAS from the exons ATGGAAG CTGCTCCATCTACCACTGCAGTGCCATATCTTGATAAAATTGATTTTTCAAAACTACAAAATGGCAG TGATATTCGAGGTGTTGCTGTTGCTGGGGTTGAAGGAGAGCCAATCAGTCTGACTGAACCTGTTTCAGAAGCAATAGGAGCTGCTTTTGCTGCATGGTTAGTGGAAAAGAAGAAAGCTGATGGTTCTCAACATTTGAGAATTTCTGTTGGCCATGACTCTCGAATATCTGCAAAAAAGTTAGAG GATGCCATTTCGCGAGGGATTGCCAGTGCTGGTCTGGATGTTGTTCAATACGG ATTGGCATCCACACCTGCAATGTTTAATAGCACAATTACTGAAGATGATTCTTTCTTATGCCCCTCCGATGGGTCTATTATGATAACAG CAAGTCATTTGCCTTACAACAGGAatgggttcaaatttttcacaaaTTCTGGAGGGCTCGGGAAACCTGACATTAAGAACATCTTAGAGCGTGCTGCAGATATATATGATAAATTTACAGTTGAAGGTTTGACGAGCTCAAAAGAAAAAGTGCTTGCCTCCGTAAAAAGAGTTGATTACATGAGTGTCTATACATCTGATCTTGTAAAGGCAGTTCGCAAAGCTGCAGGAAATATAG AGAAGCCACTGGAAGGGTTTCATATTGTAGTTGACGCAGGGAATGGAGCAGGAGGATTTTTTGCT gCAAAAGTGCTTGAACCTCTTGGTGCAGTCACCACTGGAAGTCAGTTCTTGGAGCCAGATG GTATGTTCCCAAATCATATCCCGAACCCAGAGGACAAAACAGCAATGAAAGCTATCACCCAGGCAGTCCTTGATAACAAAGCTGATTTGGGGATCATCTTTGATACAGATGTTGATAG ATCTGCTGCGGTGGATTCAACCGGCCTGGAGTTCAATAGGAATCGTCTGATTGCCTTGATGTCTGCAATTGTTCTTGAGGAG CATCCGGGAACTACCATTGTTACAGACAGCGTGACTTCAGACGGTCTCACCACATTTATTGAGAAGAAACTTG GGGGAAAGCACCATCGTTTCAAAAGAGGCTACAAAAATGTCATTGATGAAGCTATTCGTTTG AACTCTGTTGGTGAGGAATCACATCTGGCTATTGAGACAAGTGGCCATGGAGCTCTCAAGGAAAACCACTGGCTTGACGATGGCGCATACCTCATG GTCAAAATATTGAATAAACTTGCTTCAGCCAGAGCTTCAGGGCAAGTCGGTGGCAGCAAAGTTTTGACCGGTCTTTTGGAAGGTCTTGAGGAACCAGGTTTTTCAGTTGAGTTGAGATTAAAGATCAATCAAAGTCATCCAGATCTTAAAGGAGG ATTTTTCCGAGACTATGGAGAAGCAGTGTTGAAACATTTGGAGAACTATATCGACTCTGATCCGAAGCTTAAAAAAGCCCCTGTTAACCACGAAGGg GTCCGAGTTTCTGGCTACGGAGGATGGTTTCTTCTTAGACTCTCGCTGCATGATCCTGTACTTCCCTTGAACATAGAG GCACCGAGCAACAATGATGCCGTCTCACTTGGAAACATTGTGCTTGCTGCCGTGAAGGAGTTCCCAGCTTTGGATACATCTGCTTTAGACAAATTTGTCCAAGCATCATAA
- the LOC103431559 gene encoding uncharacterized protein isoform X1 has translation MEAMSGKIVQNVSVSQCYQLSRKFDTQYQRDNFAPFLRNMLPFQRGKLACTSIPSMQLHNLSKYQSSCINRRTVQCNAAPSTTAVPYLDKIDFSKLQNGSDIRGVAVAGVEGEPISLTEPVSEAIGAAFAAWLVEKKKADGSQHLRISVGHDSRISAKKLEDAISRGIASAGLDVVQYGLASTPAMFNSTITEDDSFLCPSDGSIMITASHLPYNRNGFKFFTNSGGLGKPDIKNILERAADIYDKFTVEGLTSSKEKVLASVKRVDYMSVYTSDLVKAVRKAAGNIEKPLEGFHIVVDAGNGAGGFFAAKVLEPLGAVTTGSQFLEPDGMFPNHIPNPEDKTAMKAITQAVLDNKADLGIIFDTDVDRSAAVDSTGLEFNRNRLIALMSAIVLEEHPGTTIVTDSVTSDGLTTFIEKKLGGKHHRFKRGYKNVIDEAIRLNSVGEESHLAIETSGHGALKENHWLDDGAYLMVKILNKLASARASGQVGGSKVLTGLLEGLEEPGFSVELRLKINQSHPDLKGGFFRDYGEAVLKHLENYIDSDPKLKKAPVNHEGVRVSGYGGWFLLRLSLHDPVLPLNIEAPSNNDAVSLGNIVLAAVKEFPALDTSALDKFVQAS, from the exons ATGGAAG CAATGTCAGGGAAGATTGTCCAAAATGTTTCTGTGTCTCAGTGCTACCAACTAAGTAGGAAGTTTGACACCCAATATCAAAGGGACAATTTTGCCCCTTTTTTGCGCAACATGCTTCCCTTCCAGCGAGGGAAGTTAGCATGCACTTCCATTCCATCCATGCAATTGCACAACTTATCGAAATACCAGAGCAGTTGCATAAACCGAAGAACTGTTCAGTGCAATG CTGCTCCATCTACCACTGCAGTGCCATATCTTGATAAAATTGATTTTTCAAAACTACAAAATGGCAG TGATATTCGAGGTGTTGCTGTTGCTGGGGTTGAAGGAGAGCCAATCAGTCTGACTGAACCTGTTTCAGAAGCAATAGGAGCTGCTTTTGCTGCATGGTTAGTGGAAAAGAAGAAAGCTGATGGTTCTCAACATTTGAGAATTTCTGTTGGCCATGACTCTCGAATATCTGCAAAAAAGTTAGAG GATGCCATTTCGCGAGGGATTGCCAGTGCTGGTCTGGATGTTGTTCAATACGG ATTGGCATCCACACCTGCAATGTTTAATAGCACAATTACTGAAGATGATTCTTTCTTATGCCCCTCCGATGGGTCTATTATGATAACAG CAAGTCATTTGCCTTACAACAGGAatgggttcaaatttttcacaaaTTCTGGAGGGCTCGGGAAACCTGACATTAAGAACATCTTAGAGCGTGCTGCAGATATATATGATAAATTTACAGTTGAAGGTTTGACGAGCTCAAAAGAAAAAGTGCTTGCCTCCGTAAAAAGAGTTGATTACATGAGTGTCTATACATCTGATCTTGTAAAGGCAGTTCGCAAAGCTGCAGGAAATATAG AGAAGCCACTGGAAGGGTTTCATATTGTAGTTGACGCAGGGAATGGAGCAGGAGGATTTTTTGCT gCAAAAGTGCTTGAACCTCTTGGTGCAGTCACCACTGGAAGTCAGTTCTTGGAGCCAGATG GTATGTTCCCAAATCATATCCCGAACCCAGAGGACAAAACAGCAATGAAAGCTATCACCCAGGCAGTCCTTGATAACAAAGCTGATTTGGGGATCATCTTTGATACAGATGTTGATAG ATCTGCTGCGGTGGATTCAACCGGCCTGGAGTTCAATAGGAATCGTCTGATTGCCTTGATGTCTGCAATTGTTCTTGAGGAG CATCCGGGAACTACCATTGTTACAGACAGCGTGACTTCAGACGGTCTCACCACATTTATTGAGAAGAAACTTG GGGGAAAGCACCATCGTTTCAAAAGAGGCTACAAAAATGTCATTGATGAAGCTATTCGTTTG AACTCTGTTGGTGAGGAATCACATCTGGCTATTGAGACAAGTGGCCATGGAGCTCTCAAGGAAAACCACTGGCTTGACGATGGCGCATACCTCATG GTCAAAATATTGAATAAACTTGCTTCAGCCAGAGCTTCAGGGCAAGTCGGTGGCAGCAAAGTTTTGACCGGTCTTTTGGAAGGTCTTGAGGAACCAGGTTTTTCAGTTGAGTTGAGATTAAAGATCAATCAAAGTCATCCAGATCTTAAAGGAGG ATTTTTCCGAGACTATGGAGAAGCAGTGTTGAAACATTTGGAGAACTATATCGACTCTGATCCGAAGCTTAAAAAAGCCCCTGTTAACCACGAAGGg GTCCGAGTTTCTGGCTACGGAGGATGGTTTCTTCTTAGACTCTCGCTGCATGATCCTGTACTTCCCTTGAACATAGAG GCACCGAGCAACAATGATGCCGTCTCACTTGGAAACATTGTGCTTGCTGCCGTGAAGGAGTTCCCAGCTTTGGATACATCTGCTTTAGACAAATTTGTCCAAGCATCATAA
- the LOC103431559 gene encoding uncharacterized protein isoform X2, whose amino-acid sequence MHFHSIHAIAQLIEIPEQLHKPKNCSVQWSVLDSHYQAAPSTTAVPYLDKIDFSKLQNGSDIRGVAVAGVEGEPISLTEPVSEAIGAAFAAWLVEKKKADGSQHLRISVGHDSRISAKKLEDAISRGIASAGLDVVQYGLASTPAMFNSTITEDDSFLCPSDGSIMITASHLPYNRNGFKFFTNSGGLGKPDIKNILERAADIYDKFTVEGLTSSKEKVLASVKRVDYMSVYTSDLVKAVRKAAGNIEKPLEGFHIVVDAGNGAGGFFAAKVLEPLGAVTTGSQFLEPDGMFPNHIPNPEDKTAMKAITQAVLDNKADLGIIFDTDVDRSAAVDSTGLEFNRNRLIALMSAIVLEEHPGTTIVTDSVTSDGLTTFIEKKLGGKHHRFKRGYKNVIDEAIRLNSVGEESHLAIETSGHGALKENHWLDDGAYLMVKILNKLASARASGQVGGSKVLTGLLEGLEEPGFSVELRLKINQSHPDLKGGFFRDYGEAVLKHLENYIDSDPKLKKAPVNHEGVRVSGYGGWFLLRLSLHDPVLPLNIEAPSNNDAVSLGNIVLAAVKEFPALDTSALDKFVQAS is encoded by the exons ATGCACTTCCATTCCATCCATGCAATTGCACAACTTATCGAAATACCAGAGCAGTTGCATAAACCGAAGAACTGTTCAGTGCAATGGTCTGTTCTAGACTCTCATTATCAAG CTGCTCCATCTACCACTGCAGTGCCATATCTTGATAAAATTGATTTTTCAAAACTACAAAATGGCAG TGATATTCGAGGTGTTGCTGTTGCTGGGGTTGAAGGAGAGCCAATCAGTCTGACTGAACCTGTTTCAGAAGCAATAGGAGCTGCTTTTGCTGCATGGTTAGTGGAAAAGAAGAAAGCTGATGGTTCTCAACATTTGAGAATTTCTGTTGGCCATGACTCTCGAATATCTGCAAAAAAGTTAGAG GATGCCATTTCGCGAGGGATTGCCAGTGCTGGTCTGGATGTTGTTCAATACGG ATTGGCATCCACACCTGCAATGTTTAATAGCACAATTACTGAAGATGATTCTTTCTTATGCCCCTCCGATGGGTCTATTATGATAACAG CAAGTCATTTGCCTTACAACAGGAatgggttcaaatttttcacaaaTTCTGGAGGGCTCGGGAAACCTGACATTAAGAACATCTTAGAGCGTGCTGCAGATATATATGATAAATTTACAGTTGAAGGTTTGACGAGCTCAAAAGAAAAAGTGCTTGCCTCCGTAAAAAGAGTTGATTACATGAGTGTCTATACATCTGATCTTGTAAAGGCAGTTCGCAAAGCTGCAGGAAATATAG AGAAGCCACTGGAAGGGTTTCATATTGTAGTTGACGCAGGGAATGGAGCAGGAGGATTTTTTGCT gCAAAAGTGCTTGAACCTCTTGGTGCAGTCACCACTGGAAGTCAGTTCTTGGAGCCAGATG GTATGTTCCCAAATCATATCCCGAACCCAGAGGACAAAACAGCAATGAAAGCTATCACCCAGGCAGTCCTTGATAACAAAGCTGATTTGGGGATCATCTTTGATACAGATGTTGATAG ATCTGCTGCGGTGGATTCAACCGGCCTGGAGTTCAATAGGAATCGTCTGATTGCCTTGATGTCTGCAATTGTTCTTGAGGAG CATCCGGGAACTACCATTGTTACAGACAGCGTGACTTCAGACGGTCTCACCACATTTATTGAGAAGAAACTTG GGGGAAAGCACCATCGTTTCAAAAGAGGCTACAAAAATGTCATTGATGAAGCTATTCGTTTG AACTCTGTTGGTGAGGAATCACATCTGGCTATTGAGACAAGTGGCCATGGAGCTCTCAAGGAAAACCACTGGCTTGACGATGGCGCATACCTCATG GTCAAAATATTGAATAAACTTGCTTCAGCCAGAGCTTCAGGGCAAGTCGGTGGCAGCAAAGTTTTGACCGGTCTTTTGGAAGGTCTTGAGGAACCAGGTTTTTCAGTTGAGTTGAGATTAAAGATCAATCAAAGTCATCCAGATCTTAAAGGAGG ATTTTTCCGAGACTATGGAGAAGCAGTGTTGAAACATTTGGAGAACTATATCGACTCTGATCCGAAGCTTAAAAAAGCCCCTGTTAACCACGAAGGg GTCCGAGTTTCTGGCTACGGAGGATGGTTTCTTCTTAGACTCTCGCTGCATGATCCTGTACTTCCCTTGAACATAGAG GCACCGAGCAACAATGATGCCGTCTCACTTGGAAACATTGTGCTTGCTGCCGTGAAGGAGTTCCCAGCTTTGGATACATCTGCTTTAGACAAATTTGTCCAAGCATCATAA
- the LOC103431470 gene encoding GCN5-related N-acetyltransferase 4, chloroplastic, with protein MRTIPLGISAASPTSLNSSFLNTLNLNRPNPLVPLSNSTSSRVPVPASTSTDDFSLLHFSKSGVCRASQVADLFPTVSPEIVVREARLEDCWEVAETHCSSFFPEYSFPLDFVLRIDRLVGMLAGFSLPNGCKRTCLVAVIGNAGYETFLFGSDDFKVGGFDGKFNLNRRYVAGILTVDTVADFLPRKGPLRQRRTGVAYVSNVAVRETFRRRGIAKRLIAKAEAQARSWDCRAIALHCDLNNPGAIKLYKGQGFKSIKVPEGANWPQPKTGPDVRFNFMMKLLNPKTAGLRNE; from the exons ATGCGGACGATACCGTTGGGAATATCAGCAGCATCCCCAACCTCCTTAAACAGCTCCTTCCTCAACACTCTCAACCTCAACAGACCAAACCCTCTTGTTCCTCTTAGTAATTCCACTTCTTCCAGGGTTCCTGTTCCTGCCTCCACCTCCACTGATGACTTTTCTCTCCTTCACTTCTCCAAATCTG GAGTTTGCAGAGCCAGTCAAGTGGCTGATTTATTTCCCACGGTGTCTCCCGAGATTGTGGTCCGGGAGGCACGGTTGGAGGATTGTTGGGAGGTGGCTGAGACTCACTGCAGCTCTTTCTTCCCCGAGTATTCTTTTCCCTTGGACTTTGTTTTGAGGATTGACCGGCTGGTGGGGATGCTGGCCGGATTTTCTCTGCCGAATGGTTGTAAGAGAACTTGTCTGGTTGCTGTGATTGGTAATGCTGGTTATGAAACGTTCCTCTTTGGGAGTGATGATTTCAAGGTTGGCGGTTTTGATGGGAAGTTCAATCTCAATAGGAGGTATGTGGCTGGAATATTGACTGTAGATACTGTTGCTGATTTTCTTCCGAGAAAAGGACCTCTTCGTCAGAGAAG GACTGGAGTTGCGTACGTATCAAACGTTGCTGTCCGGGAGACATTTCGACGAAGAGGAATAGCTAAAAGGCTAATAGCAAAGGCAGAAGCCCAAGCCAGGAGCTGGGATTGCCGTGCCATTGCACTGCACTGCGACTTGAACAATCCCGGGGCCATAAAGCTGTACAAAGGCCAGGGttttaaaagcatcaaggtgccGGAAGGAGCGAACTGGCCCCAGCCCAAGACCGGTCCGGACGTTCGCTTCAACTTCATGATGAAGCTTCTGAACCCCAAAACTGCTGGCTTAAGAAACGAATAA
- the LOC103432845 gene encoding uncharacterized protein, with the protein MDLKIITWNCQGIGGDLTVDNLLEQNRLHTPDMVILLETKNKSRSFVHLKGSLGMEHWFAIEPQGIGGGLCVFWRDESLVVLTKSEEFFMELKLWDEKMNCNWRLFAIYASTDEKKRKEQWQVLSMRIGQDRDRCLLLGDFNDILCNEEKDGGNYRSAASLRDFRDFVARDELMDLGHEGYPFIWRNNRESLPIQQRLDRGLATLGWFEMYPNTKIKHVILEGSDHALLFLSTDKIPDWRGRKFSFDSRWSRLEECRDLVVKEWRDKINGSHAFRFCEKVKHLRKRLKVWYKGRGRNSLKLI; encoded by the coding sequence ATGGATCTGAAGATAATCACGTGGAACTGTCAGGGTATCGGGGGTGACCTGACAGTTGACAATTTGCTGGAGCAGAACCGGCTTCACACCCCTGATATGGTTATTCTACTGGAAACTAAGAATAAGAGTAGGAGCTTTGTCCATCTGAAAGGGAGTCTAGGTATGGAACACTGGTTTGCTATTGAGCCTCAGGGCATTGGAGGTGGTTTATGTGTTTTTTGGAGAGATGAGTCTCTTGTGGTGCTAACAAAATCGGAGGAATTTTTTATGGAACTCAAGCTGTGGGATGAAAAGATGAATTGCAACTGGCGACTATTCGCCATTTACGCCAGTACTgatgaaaagaagagaaaggagCAATGGCAAGTACTATCGATGCGCATTGGCCAAGATAGGGACCGATGCCTCCTCTTAGGCGACTTCAACGATATCCTCTGTAATGAAGAGAAAGATGGTGGGAATTATAGATCGGCTGCTAGTCTGCGTGACTTTAGAGATTTTGTGGCTCGGGACGAGCTCATGGATTTGGGTCATGAAGGCTACCCCTTCATCTGGAGGAACAATAGGGAATCTCTGCCTATCCAGCAACGCCTAGACCGTGGGCTGGCAACGTTAGGGTGGTTTGAAATGTATCCTAACACCAAAATTAAGCATGTGATCTTGGAAGGTTCTGATCATGCCCTTCTGTTTCTCTCGACTGATAAGATCCCGGATTGGAGGGGAAGGAAATTCTCGTTTGACAGCCGCTGGAGCAGGTTGGAAGAATGTCGTGACCTGGTTGTTAAAGAATGGAGAGATAAGATCAATGGGTCTCATGCGTTCCGTTTTTGCGAAAAAGTGAAACATCTCAGAAAAAGATTAAAGGTCTGGTACAAAGGGAGAGGCAGGAATTCCTTGAAACTGATCTAG
- the LOC103431377 gene encoding mRNA-decapping enzyme subunit 2-like — protein MSGLPRSSSALLKNGLPPQELLDDLCSRFVLNVPKEDLQSFERILFLVEYAHWFYEDNSVEKNPSLKSFSLKEFTSLLFNSCDVLRPYVAHIDDIFKDFTSYKVKVPVTGAIILDETFERCLLVKGWKGSSWSFPRGKKNKDEEDHACAIREVLEETGFDVTNLLDKDEYIEVIFGQQRVRLYIIAGVREDTAFAPLTKKEISEIAWHRLDDLQPASDDVISRGITGLKLYMVSPFLATMKSWILSHQSPVAPRPDMPLKGISVWNTKSSSIGSSTMIVESQPTKPEPEVRPPDTGAGNSFRNFRFDVAPVLQAIDAGFRSPM, from the exons ATGTCTGGCCTCCCTCGGTCATCGAGTGCTTTACTGAAGAACGGCCTTCCCCCACAAGAACTCCTTGATGATCTCTGCAG TCGGTTTGTTCTAAATGTGCCAAAAGAAGACCTGCAATCATTTGAGAGGATTTTATTTCTCGTGGAGTATGCTCATTGGTTTTATGAGGACAACTCAGTGGAGAAAAATCCATCGCTGAAGTCATTTAGTTTGAAGGAGTTCACTTCTTTAT TGTTTAACAGCTGTGATGTTCTTAGACCTTACGTTGCCCATATAGATGACATATTTAAGGACTTCACTTCTTACAAGGTCAAGGTTCCTGTAACTGGCGCAATCATTTTGGATGAAACCTTTGAAAGG TGCTTACTCGTGAAGGGTTGGAAAGGGTCAAGCTGGAGTTTCCCTCGTGGCAAAAAGAACAAAGATGAAGAAGACCATGCATGTGCCATCAGAGAA GTCCTGGAAGAAACAGGTTTTGATGTTACAAATCTTCTTGACAAAGACGAGTATATTGAAGTTATATTTGGACAACAAAGGGTGCGGCTGTACATTATTGCTGGTGTGAGGGAGGATACTGCCTTTGCACCACTCACCAAAAAGGAGATCAGT GAAATTGCATGGCACCGGCTGGATGATCTTCAGCCTGCAAGTGATGATGTGATATCTCGTGGTATCACCGGCCTCAAGCTTTACATGGTGTCACCTTTTCTAGC AACAATGAAATCATGGATTTTATCACATCAGTCCCCAGTTGCTCCAAGACCTGATATGCCTCTCAAAG GAATCAGCGTGTGGAATACAAAAAGCAGCTCGATAGGGAGTAGCACCATGATAGTGGAGAGCCAACCAACTAAACCTGAACCCGAGGTTCGTCCTCCAGACACAGGAGCAGGCAACAGTTTCAGAAACTTCAGGTTTGACGTAGCTCCAGTCTTGCAAGCAATTGATGCTGGTTTCCGTTCTCCAATGTAA